The DNA sequence ATAAACGGGATAACATTGTCAATGATTTCCGGCATTGTCTCAAATGTTTTTCCTGCTCCGGAGATCGCCTGATATGTTGAGACAACGACTTCTTCAGGGCCGAAGTGTTTAAGCGCTTCAAGCACAGGCATGTAGGATTGAATGGAACAGTTTGGTTTAACAACGATGCATCCTGTTGTCCATCCCCTGTTTTTTCTTTGGGTTTCGATAAGCTGAGTGTGGCGGCTGTTTATTTCAGGCAGAATCATAGGTATGTCAGATGTCCACCTGTTGGCTGAATTGTTTGAAATAACCGCACATCCTGCTGCAGCATAGTTCTCTTCAATTTTTTTTATTTCCCCTTTTTCCATGTTCAGCGCGGAGAACACAATTCTGACATTAGATGAAATTTTTTCCATGTCCTTTTCAACGTTCATTACAGTCATGGATTCAATATCAGGGAGAAAGTGTCCGTTGCCTGTATGTTTGTTTCTGACTGCTTCTGAAAATATTTTCCCTGCTGAATTTGCAGATGCTGCAACTGCTTTTATTTCAAACCAGGGATGTCCCTCCATAAGCTTTATAAATTTCTGCCCTACCATACCGGTAGCACCCAATACAGCTACAGGGATTTTCTCTTC is a window from the bacterium genome containing:
- the asd gene encoding aspartate-semialdehyde dehydrogenase, yielding MLKNFQQAEEKIPVAVLGATGMVGQKFIKLMEGHPWFEIKAVAASANSAGKIFSEAVRNKHTGNGHFLPDIESMTVMNVEKDMEKISSNVRIVFSALNMEKGEIKKIEENYAAAGCAVISNNSANRWTSDIPMILPEINSRHTQLIETQRKNRGWTTGCIVVKPNCSIQSYMPVLEALKHFGPEEVVVSTYQAISGAGKTFETMPEIIDNVIPFIPGEEEKSEKEPLRIWGKIVNGLIEPATEPAISATCMRVPVSDGHMASVSVRFKETPTLQECIQAIEEFISPIDELNLPSAPEHFLKYFTENDRPQTSLDRDLFNGMGISVGRFRRDTVLDWKFACLSHNTIRGAAGGALLLAELLVKKGYVK